The Novosphingobium sp. Gsoil 351 genome contains the following window.
ATCGCCTTTCGCCAAAGACCAGCGTGATGGCGATTCAGGCTCGTGTAGGAAAGTTGTCTTTACCGTATCGGTTCAAACTCGGCGTAGCTCGCCGTTATCGGCGCGACCGGCCTGCGACGGGCGCCGACCCGCGCACCGTGAGCCGCGACGGGAACGCCGCGCTTGCGGTTGTCGATCAGCCCAGCGCCGCCCGCAGATCCTCGACCAGATCGGTCCGTTCCCACGGGAACAGGTCGCCTTCAGGCTTCCGCCCGAAATGCCCATAGGCGGCGGTCTTGCGGTAGATCGGCTTGTTCAGCGACAGATGCGTGCGGATGCCGCGCGGGGTCAAGCCGCCGAGCTTGGCGATGCTCTTGATCGCTTCCTCCAGCTTGTCGTCGCCGACCGTGCCGGTCCCGTGCGTATCGACATAGAGCGACAACGGCGCGCTCACCCCGATCGCATAGGCGAGCTGGATAGTGCAACGTGCGGCGAACCCGCCCGCGACAATGTTCTTGGCCAGATAGCGCGCGATGTAGGCGGCAGAGCGATCGACCTTGGTCGGGTCCTTGCCGCTGAAAGCGCCGCCGCCATGCGGCGCCGCGCCGCCATAAGTGTCGACGATGATCTTGCGCCCGGTCAGTCCGGCGTCGCCATCGGGGCCGCCGATCTCGAAGCTGCCGGTGGGGTTGATGTGGTAGACGGTCTCGTTGGTCAGCAGCTCGGCGGGGAGCACGTCGGCGACGACCGCGCGCACGTAATTGTGCAGTTCGGCCTCTTTCGCCCCCTCGTCATAGCCCTTGGCGTGCTGGGTCGAGACGACGATCGCGGTCGCGGCGGACGGCTTGCCATCGCGGAAGCGCAGCGTGACCTGGCTCTTGGCGTCGGGCTGGAGAAAGGGCGCCGCGCCCGAATGACGATCGGCG
Protein-coding sequences here:
- the metK gene encoding methionine adenosyltransferase; amino-acid sequence: MRSEFLFTSESVSEGHPDKVSDQISDAIVDLFLAKDPEARVACETLTTTQKVVLAGEIRGKNIMDEDGNWADGVRDEIERTVRDVVREIGYEQDGFHWETLDFSNNLHPQSAHIAQGVDAGEAKEEGAGDQGIMFGFACDETPDLMPATLHYSHKILERMAADRHSGAAPFLQPDAKSQVTLRFRDGKPSAATAIVVSTQHAKGYDEGAKEAELHNYVRAVVADVLPAELLTNETVYHINPTGSFEIGGPDGDAGLTGRKIIVDTYGGAAPHGGGAFSGKDPTKVDRSAAYIARYLAKNIVAGGFAARCTIQLAYAIGVSAPLSLYVDTHGTGTVGDDKLEEAIKSIAKLGGLTPRGIRTHLSLNKPIYRKTAAYGHFGRKPEGDLFPWERTDLVEDLRAALG